Genomic segment of Rhodohalobacter mucosus:
AGGCAGGTTGACAAGCTGTATCGGTACCTCAACAGTGATATTGAACTCACGGCTCAGATTTACCATAAACCACAGACCCATTGCAATCAGAAATGCAATGGAAAATACGATAACCCGTTCACGTCCAAAAAAATTGGAGTCGTCTCCTTCTTCGGGTGTTCCTGAGCTGCCGCTTTTGAAGAACTCTTTTATGCGTTCCGATATAAAAGTAAAGATGTTCATTTCTCGAAGGTACTATGAGCGGGTGACTTATGCACGCACAACGATCTCTTTTACCACTTTAGAGCCTACTTTCTCATTCAGTTTCTTTGCAATCGAGTATCTGTTTGCGTGAATTTCATGGCGCCAGGCTTCATTTTCTACATGTAAAATAAGTTTACTGCCCTCAAAACGCAGATTCTT
This window contains:
- a CDS encoding DUF721 domain-containing protein is translated as MDKNMAFGRKPQSMNQLLREFLKKVPHQTELKRGMVLHFWPDVVGERISSVTKNLRFEGSKLILHVENEAWRHEIHANRYSIAKKLNEKVGSKVVKEIVVRA